A portion of the Bdellovibrio bacteriovorus genome contains these proteins:
- a CDS encoding GNAT family N-acetyltransferase, whose protein sequence is MHIEFTQADESHVDALVELVNSAYRGESSKAGWTTEEHLLDGQRIDAAGILEILHKEDSVILIAEDDDTGDLLGCVHLEKHDSKCYLGMLTVNPELQSKGIGKLLLSESEAFAEFWDCGKIYMTVISVRTELIAWYAKHGYKNTQEKKPFPYGDERFGMPKVQNLEFTVLEKKLS, encoded by the coding sequence ATGCATATTGAGTTTACTCAGGCTGATGAGAGTCATGTGGATGCCTTGGTTGAATTGGTTAACTCTGCTTATCGTGGTGAGAGCTCTAAAGCCGGGTGGACCACGGAAGAACACCTTTTAGATGGTCAGCGCATTGATGCGGCTGGGATTCTTGAAATTCTTCATAAAGAAGATTCCGTTATTTTGATCGCCGAAGACGACGACACCGGTGATTTGCTTGGCTGCGTTCACCTCGAAAAACACGACTCGAAATGTTACCTGGGGATGTTGACCGTGAATCCTGAGCTGCAAAGCAAAGGGATCGGGAAACTGCTTCTCTCTGAGTCCGAAGCCTTTGCCGAGTTCTGGGACTGCGGCAAGATCTATATGACCGTGATTTCCGTGCGCACTGAGCTTATCGCTTGGTATGCAAAACACGGATACAAAAACACCCAAGAGAAAAAACCTTTTCCTTACGGCGATGAACGCTTCGGAATGCCAAAGGTGCAAAATCTTGAATTCACCGTTTTAGAGAAAAAGCTGTCCTAA
- a CDS encoding acetyl-CoA carboxylase biotin carboxylase subunit — translation MAKFSRIAIANRGEVAVRIIKACEEMGLETVLLHSEADINSRAFRMATKTICIGPAPTAESYLNIKANIDGALAGGAQAIHPGFGFLSENADFAEAVQKAGLTFIGPSAESIRSLGDKVHCKELAKRAGLPLVPGYQGENQTVAELIKQAEKIGYPVIVKAAAGGGGRGMKLIRDSADAAELIESAQREAQSAFGSPKVFLEKYLDRAKHIEFQVFGDSTGNVIHFFDRECSVQRRHQKIIEEATSPSLTDDLRRRMGEAACAIATLGKYKGAGTVEFLLQDGEFYLLEVNTRLQVEHPVTEEVLGVDLVKMQILTAEGNFVHDPKLIRSPRGHSIECRIYAENPYMGGVPSTGLLGRIEWPEGPGRRYEYGFSEGDTITSFYDPMIAKVIVWDESRSRAIQKMIRVLKDSIVFGVHTNIPYLIEILSHKEFVNGTMTTRFIETYFADALKEPELTESEKKMIESAMAELRGSPLASDPTTTSPWASFWRGV, via the coding sequence ATGGCAAAGTTTTCCCGTATCGCCATCGCCAATCGTGGTGAAGTCGCGGTTCGAATCATCAAAGCTTGTGAAGAAATGGGTTTAGAAACCGTTCTTTTGCATTCCGAAGCCGATATTAATTCTCGCGCATTTAGAATGGCGACGAAAACGATCTGCATTGGTCCGGCACCGACCGCAGAAAGTTATTTAAATATCAAAGCCAATATTGATGGCGCTTTGGCCGGGGGCGCGCAGGCGATTCATCCTGGGTTTGGTTTCTTATCTGAAAATGCGGATTTTGCCGAAGCCGTGCAAAAAGCCGGGCTTACCTTTATTGGACCTTCCGCTGAATCCATTCGTTCCTTAGGGGATAAAGTTCATTGTAAAGAGTTGGCAAAAAGAGCGGGCTTACCGCTGGTGCCTGGCTATCAAGGCGAAAATCAGACAGTGGCGGAGTTAATCAAGCAAGCTGAAAAGATCGGCTACCCCGTGATCGTAAAAGCGGCGGCCGGTGGTGGTGGTCGTGGGATGAAGCTGATTCGTGATTCAGCCGATGCGGCGGAGCTGATTGAGTCTGCTCAACGTGAAGCTCAATCCGCCTTCGGTTCCCCTAAGGTATTTTTAGAAAAATACTTAGATCGCGCTAAGCACATTGAATTCCAAGTTTTTGGTGATAGCACGGGAAATGTGATTCACTTCTTCGACCGTGAATGTTCGGTGCAACGTCGCCACCAAAAAATTATTGAAGAAGCGACTTCGCCTTCGTTGACGGATGATTTACGTCGTCGCATGGGTGAAGCGGCGTGTGCGATCGCCACTTTAGGTAAATACAAAGGGGCGGGAACGGTCGAGTTTCTTTTGCAGGACGGGGAGTTTTACTTGCTGGAAGTAAACACCCGTTTGCAGGTGGAACATCCCGTGACCGAAGAAGTTTTGGGTGTGGATTTAGTAAAAATGCAAATCCTAACGGCCGAAGGAAACTTCGTGCATGATCCGAAACTGATTCGCTCGCCGCGCGGGCATTCTATTGAATGCCGTATTTATGCGGAAAACCCTTACATGGGTGGAGTTCCTTCAACGGGTTTGTTGGGGCGTATTGAGTGGCCTGAAGGCCCAGGTCGTCGTTATGAATATGGTTTTTCAGAAGGTGACACCATCACCTCTTTTTATGACCCGATGATCGCGAAAGTGATTGTGTGGGATGAATCTCGCTCGCGTGCGATTCAAAAAATGATCCGTGTATTAAAGGACTCGATTGTTTTTGGGGTTCATACGAATATTCCTTATCTGATTGAAATTCTGTCACACAAAGAATTTGTGAACGGTACGATGACCACACGATTTATTGAGACTTATTTTGCTGATGCTTTAAAAGAACCGGAACTAACAGAGTCTGAAAAGAAAATGATTGAGTCCGCGATGGCCGAACTGCGAGGCAGCCCACTGGCAAGTGATCCGACGACAACATCACCTTGGGCTTCGTTCTGGAGAGGTGTGTAA
- a CDS encoding carboxyl transferase domain-containing protein has protein sequence MEILDSHLDTNSADFRANADAMMAVVKQWRERVELVKQGGGADSIKKHKSRGKLTARERIEALVDGGSAFLELSTLAAWEMYDNQAPGAGIVTGIGVIHGTECMIVANDATVKGGTYFPLTVKKHLRAQEIAFENGLPCIYLVDSGGAFLPMQDEVFPDRDHFGRIFYNQARMSAANIPQIAVVMGSCTAGGAYVPAMSDETVIVKDNGTIFLGGPPLVRAATGEIVDAQELGGAYVHSAVSGVTDHMAEDEEHAIEITRSIVAHLNHKKAVTLKTMPIEEPLFDAKELYGIIPKDSRVPFDVREVIARIVDGSRLHEFKPLFGNTLVTGFAHIWGMPVGIIANNGVLFSESAQKAAHFIELCEQREVPLIFLQNITGFMVGKKYENEGIAKHGAKMVMAVSNAHVPKFTVVIGGSYGAGNYGMCGRAYQPRQMWMWPNAKISVMGGEQAANVLLTVKMDQMAAKKQTMSPEEQTEFKRPTLEKYEKESSAYYSSARLWDDGIIDPADTRRVLALGIAASLNKSWGEKSQGVFRM, from the coding sequence ATGGAAATTTTAGATAGCCACTTAGATACAAACTCTGCTGATTTTCGTGCTAATGCGGATGCCATGATGGCCGTCGTAAAACAGTGGCGTGAAAGAGTCGAACTGGTAAAACAAGGCGGCGGCGCAGACTCAATTAAAAAACACAAATCACGTGGCAAGTTGACCGCACGCGAGCGCATTGAAGCTTTGGTTGATGGAGGATCTGCTTTTTTAGAACTGTCAACTTTGGCGGCGTGGGAGATGTACGACAATCAAGCTCCGGGAGCGGGGATTGTGACTGGTATTGGCGTCATCCACGGTACAGAGTGCATGATCGTAGCTAACGACGCGACTGTTAAAGGCGGAACATACTTCCCCCTGACCGTAAAAAAGCATTTACGTGCGCAAGAGATTGCTTTTGAAAATGGTCTGCCTTGTATTTACCTGGTGGATTCAGGTGGCGCGTTTTTACCTATGCAAGATGAAGTTTTCCCAGATCGCGATCATTTCGGCAGAATCTTTTATAACCAAGCTCGTATGTCGGCGGCCAACATCCCGCAAATCGCCGTGGTGATGGGTTCATGCACCGCTGGTGGAGCTTATGTTCCGGCAATGAGTGATGAAACCGTGATCGTGAAAGATAACGGAACTATTTTTTTAGGGGGCCCGCCGCTGGTGCGTGCGGCAACTGGTGAAATTGTCGATGCTCAAGAGCTGGGTGGCGCTTACGTTCACAGTGCGGTGAGTGGTGTGACCGATCATATGGCCGAAGATGAAGAGCATGCGATTGAAATCACGCGTTCGATAGTGGCGCATCTAAATCACAAAAAAGCGGTGACGTTAAAAACGATGCCCATTGAAGAGCCTTTGTTTGATGCCAAGGAACTTTACGGCATTATCCCTAAAGACAGCCGCGTGCCATTTGATGTGCGCGAAGTGATCGCGCGGATTGTGGATGGCTCACGCTTGCACGAGTTTAAACCTTTGTTTGGAAATACTTTAGTGACTGGCTTTGCCCATATTTGGGGGATGCCGGTAGGAATCATCGCGAACAACGGAGTTCTTTTCAGCGAGAGCGCGCAAAAAGCGGCGCACTTTATTGAACTCTGTGAACAGCGTGAAGTTCCTTTGATCTTTTTGCAAAACATCACGGGCTTCATGGTTGGTAAGAAATACGAAAATGAAGGAATTGCTAAGCACGGGGCCAAAATGGTGATGGCTGTTTCGAATGCCCATGTGCCGAAATTCACTGTCGTGATTGGTGGCTCTTACGGGGCGGGTAATTACGGAATGTGCGGTCGTGCGTATCAGCCTCGTCAAATGTGGATGTGGCCGAATGCAAAAATCTCTGTCATGGGCGGAGAACAAGCCGCGAATGTGTTGTTAACCGTTAAGATGGATCAGATGGCTGCAAAAAAACAAACAATGTCGCCAGAAGAACAAACTGAGTTTAAACGTCCGACTTTAGAAAAATACGAAAAAGAAAGTTCAGCTTATTATTCATCAGCACGCCTTTGGGATGATGGCATCATTGACCCGGCGGACACTCGTCGTGTCTTGGCGTTGGGAATTGCGGCGAGCCTTAATAAATCTTGGGGTGAAAAATCCCAAGGCGTTTTCAGGATGTAA
- a CDS encoding class I SAM-dependent methyltransferase yields MPIPNQFIQIDEEGFPISREVRITDPLAGQEILQNLKVHEGGTFVSTFGEVPVIIEAFDEPYVALQVDFKNGAWEIQLPFGVHYSFELESLSLDEWDRFHGYASNKVPFVMSRKAQASFFNMLEGFDDDSIEFQGKTYEIPPYWPENKNIEKAAHWTRIYKEEENPGWNLGEPAEALKDMLPRLKPARSRVLVLGCGEGHDAAFFARSGHIVTAVDFSPTAIERAKKLYGDLPGLTFVEADVFNLPKDYDQSFDIVFEHTCYCAINPAKRKDLVKVWNRVLVKGGHLMGVFFAFERRQATPYGGTEWELRQRLKNSYQPIFWGRWQKSVPRRQGREFFVYSLKT; encoded by the coding sequence ATGCCGATTCCCAATCAATTTATCCAAATTGACGAAGAGGGTTTTCCTATAAGCCGCGAAGTGCGGATCACGGACCCTCTGGCGGGACAAGAAATACTGCAAAATTTAAAAGTTCATGAAGGTGGCACTTTTGTTTCCACCTTTGGTGAAGTACCTGTCATCATCGAAGCTTTCGATGAACCTTATGTGGCCTTACAAGTAGATTTCAAAAATGGCGCATGGGAAATCCAATTGCCTTTTGGAGTTCATTATTCGTTTGAATTAGAATCTTTATCGTTGGACGAGTGGGATCGTTTTCACGGGTATGCTTCGAATAAAGTTCCTTTTGTGATGTCCCGCAAAGCTCAAGCGAGTTTCTTTAATATGCTTGAAGGTTTTGATGACGATTCTATTGAATTCCAAGGCAAGACTTACGAAATTCCACCCTATTGGCCGGAAAATAAAAACATCGAAAAAGCCGCGCATTGGACTCGAATCTATAAAGAAGAAGAAAATCCGGGTTGGAATTTAGGGGAACCTGCAGAAGCCCTTAAAGACATGCTTCCACGACTGAAACCCGCGCGTTCACGAGTGCTAGTTTTAGGTTGCGGTGAAGGACACGATGCTGCGTTTTTTGCTCGCTCGGGGCACATCGTTACCGCCGTGGATTTTTCGCCGACCGCAATTGAAAGAGCTAAAAAACTTTATGGCGACCTTCCGGGATTAACCTTTGTTGAGGCCGACGTTTTCAATTTACCAAAAGACTACGACCAGTCCTTCGACATCGTTTTCGAACACACCTGTTATTGCGCGATCAATCCCGCCAAACGCAAAGACTTGGTCAAAGTCTGGAACCGAGTTTTAGTCAAAGGTGGCCACCTCATGGGAGTGTTCTTCGCATTCGAAAGAAGACAAGCCACCCCTTACGGCGGAACAGAGTGGGAATTACGCCAAAGACTCAAAAACTCTTACCAACCGATCTTCTGGGGCCGCTGGCAAAAATCCGTCCCTCGCCGTCAAGGCCGCGAGTTCTTCGTCTATTCTTTAAAAACATAA
- a CDS encoding enoyl-CoA hydratase-related protein — MKFLILTEMDHVAYVKLHRPEMRNAFNPEMISEIIKTFLDLEKRQDLRAVVLQGEGKAFCAGGDLNWMKEMVNFSFEQNLQDSTVLFEMFEAIAHCTLPVIGLVHGAAFGGALGLIAACDEVIAEEGTQFCFSEVKLGIAPAVISAFVMRKANAGKVRPLMLSASVFNPHIAQQAGLVTEVVGHGEGHTALQKTLQPYLQAGPQAVRETKKLLNNLESLNWKQQKEATAKVIAERRASPEGQEGLRAFLEKREPSWRST, encoded by the coding sequence ATGAAATTTCTAATCCTTACCGAAATGGATCATGTCGCTTACGTTAAATTGCATCGCCCCGAAATGCGCAATGCTTTTAACCCGGAGATGATCAGTGAAATCATAAAAACCTTCTTAGATCTCGAAAAGCGCCAAGATCTGCGCGCTGTGGTTTTGCAAGGTGAAGGAAAAGCTTTCTGTGCTGGCGGGGATCTTAATTGGATGAAAGAGATGGTGAATTTCTCTTTTGAACAGAATCTGCAAGACTCAACCGTGCTTTTTGAAATGTTCGAAGCCATTGCTCACTGCACATTGCCGGTGATTGGTTTGGTTCATGGGGCCGCCTTTGGCGGAGCTTTGGGATTGATTGCCGCCTGTGATGAAGTGATCGCGGAAGAAGGTACGCAGTTTTGTTTTAGCGAAGTAAAACTGGGCATTGCCCCGGCCGTGATTAGTGCGTTTGTTATGCGTAAAGCGAATGCTGGCAAAGTGCGCCCGCTGATGTTGTCAGCAAGTGTCTTTAACCCGCACATCGCACAACAAGCGGGCTTAGTGACAGAGGTTGTAGGTCATGGTGAAGGGCACACGGCTTTGCAAAAAACTTTGCAGCCATATCTGCAAGCCGGCCCTCAGGCCGTTCGTGAAACTAAGAAGTTATTAAATAATTTAGAATCTTTAAATTGGAAGCAGCAAAAAGAGGCGACCGCGAAAGTTATAGCGGAACGTCGTGCAAGTCCTGAAGGACAAGAAGGTTTACGTGCGTTTTTAGAAAAGCGTGAGCCGTCATGGAGATCAACGTAA
- a CDS encoding hydroxymethylglutaryl-CoA lyase produces MKKSVVIVEMGLRDGLQNEVKVLDADTRVEFAQRLIEAGVKRVEIGAFVSPQWVPQMAGTADVIQKTFALVKMGKISKKIEFSALVPNERGMQDALKAGVKEIAIFAACSESFSLKNINCSIDESFKRFEPVMALAKKYKIKVRGYLSTCFGCPFEGRVPEAKVVKLAQRMHKLGVYEISIGDTIGVANAGQVESLFRKLKKVVPVKKLAGHFHDTRGQALANILEAYKLGVTVFDTSLGGLGGCPYAPGATGNVATEDVVYMFHGMGIKTGLNLDKLISINPWMSEKIEHKLPSKVGKVGMLRPLGKVTKSKS; encoded by the coding sequence ATGAAAAAGTCCGTCGTGATTGTGGAAATGGGATTGCGGGATGGCTTGCAAAACGAAGTGAAAGTTTTGGATGCCGACACGCGTGTTGAGTTTGCTCAACGTCTGATTGAAGCCGGTGTGAAGCGGGTTGAGATCGGGGCTTTTGTATCTCCGCAATGGGTTCCGCAGATGGCAGGCACTGCGGATGTCATTCAGAAAACTTTTGCGCTGGTTAAAATGGGTAAGATTTCTAAAAAGATCGAATTTTCAGCGCTTGTTCCGAATGAACGTGGCATGCAAGACGCTTTAAAAGCGGGCGTTAAAGAAATCGCGATATTTGCCGCTTGTTCTGAATCATTTTCTTTAAAAAATATTAATTGCAGCATTGATGAAAGTTTTAAGCGCTTTGAGCCGGTCATGGCCTTGGCAAAAAAATATAAAATCAAAGTGCGTGGCTATCTTTCGACCTGCTTTGGCTGTCCGTTTGAAGGCAGAGTTCCTGAAGCTAAAGTCGTGAAACTTGCTCAACGTATGCACAAGCTTGGCGTGTACGAAATCTCTATCGGTGATACCATTGGGGTGGCAAACGCTGGCCAGGTGGAATCGCTTTTTAGAAAACTGAAAAAAGTGGTCCCGGTTAAAAAACTTGCCGGGCATTTTCATGATACTCGCGGGCAAGCTTTGGCCAATATTCTTGAGGCCTATAAGTTGGGAGTCACCGTTTTTGATACCAGTCTGGGTGGCTTGGGCGGATGTCCTTACGCTCCGGGGGCGACGGGCAATGTGGCCACAGAAGATGTGGTTTACATGTTCCATGGCATGGGGATCAAAACGGGTTTGAACTTGGATAAATTGATTTCAATAAATCCGTGGATGTCTGAAAAAATCGAACACAAACTGCCTTCGAAAGTTGGCAAAGTCGGAATGCTTCGTCCTTTAGGTAAGGTCACCAAGTCTAAGTCTTAG
- a CDS encoding DUF4442 domain-containing protein, which yields MNQQWLTTLMSKGIELEQSLRQQLQTAKEGLKTQLEDRGIRLSAADLAALLEEVSPKVSHAALSYALDIVRPFSAGMGLRVSRLSDTQVEMVIPARTRNLNESNGMHEGALTTAAIEAAKLLWSRHAPMGDFEVSISRIESSFYKTQTEEARVRLELSETTREMVLSSLRAHREAKAEAEIKIFDDHDQAVADFHLNLNFKHTPAIAGQTT from the coding sequence ATGAACCAACAATGGCTGACAACTTTAATGTCCAAGGGTATTGAGCTTGAACAATCCTTGCGTCAGCAACTTCAGACCGCGAAAGAAGGTTTGAAGACTCAGTTGGAAGATCGAGGCATCCGTTTAAGTGCGGCTGACTTGGCCGCTTTGCTTGAAGAGGTGTCCCCGAAAGTTTCTCATGCTGCTTTGAGTTACGCACTGGATATCGTCCGTCCCTTTTCAGCGGGAATGGGTTTAAGAGTTTCCAGACTTTCCGACACCCAAGTCGAAATGGTGATTCCGGCCCGGACGCGTAATTTGAATGAATCCAACGGTATGCACGAAGGGGCGTTGACCACGGCGGCGATTGAAGCGGCAAAACTTTTATGGAGCCGTCATGCCCCAATGGGCGATTTTGAAGTGAGTATTTCACGCATCGAAAGTTCTTTTTATAAAACCCAAACCGAAGAGGCGCGGGTGCGCTTAGAACTTTCCGAAACAACACGTGAAATGGTTTTATCATCATTGCGTGCTCATCGGGAAGCCAAGGCGGAAGCCGAAATCAAAATCTTTGATGATCACGATCAAGCGGTGGCGGACTTTCATTTGAATTTAAATTTTAAACACACTCCTGCAATCGCAGGGCAAACAACTTAG
- a CDS encoding biotin/lipoyl-containing protein → MKTQAQLIKGTLWIHLNGRTVAVDANQGRKSRKKGAGGSSDQINAPMPGKVTKILLKEGSVVQPGQAVLVMEAMKMEYTLKAEIAGEVESVSCSVGEQVVLGKTLVKIKPEAKT, encoded by the coding sequence ATGAAAACACAAGCACAGCTTATCAAAGGCACTTTGTGGATTCACCTGAATGGTCGCACGGTGGCCGTGGATGCCAATCAAGGACGAAAGTCTCGCAAAAAGGGTGCTGGAGGGTCTTCTGATCAAATCAATGCCCCGATGCCAGGTAAGGTGACGAAGATTCTTTTAAAAGAAGGTTCTGTGGTTCAACCCGGACAAGCAGTTCTAGTCATGGAAGCCATGAAAATGGAGTATACTTTAAAAGCAGAAATTGCAGGTGAAGTGGAGTCTGTGAGTTGCTCTGTCGGAGAGCAAGTGGTTTTAGGGAAGACATTGGTGAAAATCAAACCCGAGGCGAAAACATAG